A genome region from Clostridiales bacterium includes the following:
- the accC gene encoding acetyl-CoA carboxylase biotin carboxylase subunit, with protein MFHKILIANRGEIAVRIIRACKEMGISTVAVYSQADRDALHASLADESYCIGGNRVSESYLNITAILSVAELTGASAIHPGYGLLAENAKFASLCEKCNIKFIGPSAEVIAKMGDKDQARSIMKKAGIPIVEGSDGVADENEALKIAKKAGFPVLIKARCGGGGKGIRLVEKEEDFKKAFAYATAEAQAAFSDGAVYVEKFLHPVKHIEVQLICDDYNNIVCLGERDCSIQRNNQKIIEESPSIFLDAYTRKKMFDDAINAAKAVGYRGVGTIEFLVDSQGDYYFMEMNTRLQVEHPVTEMVTGIDLVKWQIRVAAGKELAFSQKDINFFGHAIECRINAENPYKNFMPSAGKITLLHIPGGPWVRFDSALYQDYFVPPYYDSMIGKLIVHAATREEAIRKMKASLCELVIEGIDHNKDFLMDILSHPKFEDGTYTTDLVAGGIR; from the coding sequence TTGTTTCACAAAATTTTGATTGCCAATCGCGGCGAGATAGCCGTCAGGATAATAAGGGCGTGCAAAGAAATGGGCATATCAACGGTCGCGGTATATTCGCAGGCCGACAGGGACGCCTTGCACGCGAGCTTGGCCGACGAAAGCTATTGCATAGGCGGCAACAGGGTAAGCGAAAGCTATCTTAATATAACGGCTATATTATCGGTCGCCGAACTAACGGGCGCAAGCGCCATTCATCCGGGCTATGGCTTGCTGGCGGAAAACGCCAAGTTCGCGTCCTTGTGCGAGAAATGCAATATCAAGTTTATAGGCCCGAGCGCCGAAGTTATAGCCAAGATGGGCGACAAAGACCAAGCCCGCAGCATAATGAAAAAAGCGGGCATACCAATCGTGGAAGGCAGCGACGGCGTTGCCGATGAAAACGAAGCGCTAAAGATTGCCAAAAAAGCGGGCTTCCCCGTGCTTATAAAGGCCCGATGCGGCGGCGGCGGCAAAGGGATAAGGCTTGTAGAAAAAGAAGAAGACTTCAAAAAAGCGTTCGCCTATGCCACGGCCGAAGCCCAAGCCGCTTTTTCGGACGGCGCAGTGTATGTGGAAAAGTTTTTGCATCCCGTAAAACATATAGAAGTCCAGTTAATATGCGACGACTATAACAATATTGTGTGCTTGGGCGAGCGCGATTGTTCAATCCAGCGCAATAACCAAAAAATAATAGAAGAAAGCCCGTCCATATTCTTGGACGCTTATACCCGAAAAAAGATGTTTGATGACGCCATAAACGCCGCCAAAGCGGTCGGATATAGGGGCGTGGGCACGATTGAGTTTTTGGTTGACTCCCAAGGCGATTATTATTTTATGGAAATGAACACAAGGCTTCAGGTAGAGCATCCCGTGACCGAGATGGTTACGGGCATTGACCTTGTCAAGTGGCAAATAAGGGTAGCCGCCGGCAAAGAATTGGCGTTTTCCCAAAAAGATATAAATTTTTTCGGCCATGCCATAGAATGCCGTATAAACGCCGAAAACCCCTACAAAAACTTTATGCCAAGCGCCGGCAAGATTACTCTTTTGCATATACCGGGCGGGCCTTGGGTCAGATTTGACTCGGCGCTGTATCAGGATTATTTCGTGCCGCCTTATTACGATTCCATGATAGGCAAACTTATTGTGCACGCCGCGACGCGCGAGGAAGCCATACGCAAAATGAAAGCTTCCTTATGCGAGCTTGTGATAGAAGGCATAGACCATAACAAAGATTTTTTAATGGACATATTATCGCATCCCAAATTTGAAGACGGGACTTATACCACCGATTTAGTGGCGGGAGGTATAAGATGA